The following are encoded in a window of Thunnus albacares chromosome 17, fThuAlb1.1, whole genome shotgun sequence genomic DNA:
- the ccdc137 gene encoding coiled-coil domain-containing protein 137: MGKNKKNKMNESGKQAVKAGQQPSDKKHKRDGKPKKAKEEDHLKHIPFRLREIMKSKDRMKAGSLKAKKLKDSILSKSKADDSQDGDIPVPHFRRRKEESEGAYRRRMDNETKHVLFLTKNQVERKPELDADKQERPADKGKSEKKKEYDKARIQKQQQKKLHKQEARMEKEMFVDNVPFGEVTMEPPSLSAKPKKAQIKSQKASKELLLNALLGHTMTSTIKPSMARQRIMEEERERAVEAYRHLKKQKQQQHNARIAGLEKLKNLQ; the protein is encoded by the exons ATGGGGAAGAATAAGAAGAACAAAATGAACGAGTCGGGGAAACAAGCTGTCAAGGCCGGGCAACAACCAAG TGATAAGAAGCATAAACGAGATGGTAAACCCAAGAAAGCCAAAGAAGAAGACCACCTCAAACACATCCCCTTCAGGCTCCGAGAGATTATGAAGAGCAAGGACAGAATGAAAGCAGGATCCTTGAAGGCAAAAAAGCTAAAAGATT CCATCCTCTCTAAAAGCAAGGCAGATGATTCCCAGGATGGAGACATACCTGTGCCACATttcaggaggagaaaagaggaaagtgaGGGAGCTTACAGGCGGCGCATGGATAATGAGACCAAACATGTCCTCTTCCTTACCAAGAACCAAGTAGAGAGAAAACCTGAGCTGGATGCAGACAAACAAGAAAGGCCTGCAGACAAGGGCaagtcagagaagaagaagga GTACGATAAAGCAAGAATACAGAAGCAACAGCAGAAAAAGTTGCACAAACAAGAGGCTCGGATGGAAAAAGAGATGTTCGTAG ATAATGTCCCTTTTGGTGAAGTTACAATGGAACCACCTTCTCTGAGCGCCAAACCCAAGAAAGCTCAGATCAAATCTCAG AAGGCATCAAAGGAGCTGCTTCTCAACGCTCTCCTAGGCCACACAATGACCTCCACAATCAAACCCTCCATGGCCAGACAGAGAATCATGGAGGAGGAGCGGGAGCGAGCAGTGGAGGCCTACCGTCACCtcaagaaacagaaacagcagcagcacaacgCTAGGATCGCTGGTCTGGAAAAACTCAAGAACCTTCAGTGA
- the LOC122967785 gene encoding retinal cone rhodopsin-sensitive cGMP 3',5'-cyclic phosphodiesterase subunit gamma-like, whose product MNLEVAKPEAKTGNKVPPRTTAPGSPRKGPPKFKQRNTRQFKSKPPKRGVIGFGEDIPGMEGLGIDITVICPWEAYSHLELHELAQYGII is encoded by the exons ATGAATTTGGAAGTGGCCAAACCTGAGGCGAAGACTGGCAACAAAGTTCCCCCCAGAACCACGGCCCCTGGATCCCCACGCAAGGGCCCACCCAAGTTCAAACAGAGGAACACCCGCCAGTTCAAGAGCAAGCCTCCCAAGAGAGGTGTCATTGG cTTTGGAGAGGACATCCCTGGAATGGAAGGGCTTGGCATTG ACATCACTGTAATCTGCCCTTGGGAAGCATACAGCCATCTAGAGCTGCATGAACTGGCTCAGTATGGTATCATCTGA